A section of the Rhodothermus sp. genome encodes:
- a CDS encoding DinB family protein, with protein MRHRPRDEAALRTALIEQLAHLLREIEALQQVIDLVPEPLQTARPLPEEPSLRETYGILVAADEQVFLPTLRALLAGTAERLTLPDDRSLQQVEDWNTYPLPDILKRLQQRRQELVALLQTVPPEAWEHKVPCGEEAWDLYRYAYFMIQHDTELLRALAYRLHTAYLPGKPRLMT; from the coding sequence ATGCGCCACAGACCACGTGACGAAGCAGCCCTGCGCACCGCGCTGATCGAACAGCTGGCCCATCTGCTCCGCGAAATCGAAGCGCTGCAGCAAGTTATCGATCTGGTGCCGGAACCGCTCCAGACGGCACGGCCGCTGCCGGAAGAGCCCTCGTTGCGGGAAACCTACGGGATTTTGGTGGCGGCCGATGAGCAGGTGTTTTTACCCACGCTACGCGCGTTACTGGCGGGAACGGCTGAAAGGCTGACCCTGCCGGACGATCGGTCGTTACAGCAGGTTGAAGACTGGAATACGTATCCCCTGCCCGATATTCTGAAACGGCTTCAGCAGCGGCGGCAAGAGCTGGTCGCTCTGCTACAGACAGTGCCCCCTGAAGCCTGGGAGCATAAGGTTCCCTGTGGCGAGGAAGCCTGGGATCTTTATCGATACGCCTATTTTATGATTCAGCATGATACAGAGCTGTTGCGGGCGCTGGCTTATCGGCTGCATACGGCCTATCTTCCCGGCAAGCCGCGTCTGATGACCTGA